The Sporocytophaga myxococcoides genome contains a region encoding:
- a CDS encoding GH3 family domain-containing protein, producing the protein MALFGAILNKGIKLGKKIESEQRSAFEMQKKELKKLLKKASETQFGQHYHFQGILQNFNVGGESFYSEYKKNVPIWNYNQLFNKWWHKSKAGERDVSWPGIVRYFALSSGTSEASTKHIPLTKDMIKSNKRTGIQQILSLSAYDLPSEAFEKEILMLGGSTELLKAGSYYEGDLSGIQASKIPLWFHLFYKPGRKIAKNRDWDKKLNEITVNAKNWDIGFVVGVPAWIQIMMERIIEYHKVKNIHEVWPNLKIFVHGGVSFEPYKRGFEKLLGKPLIYMETYLASEGFIAFQSKPNSKSMKLVLDNGLFFEFVPFNEKNFNQDGDLVDNPETLMIHQIEEGVDYALLLSTNAGTWRYLIGDVIRFVSKAESEIIITGRTKHFLSLCGEHLSVENMNKAIHQISEEFNIEIREFTVSGIEHDSLFAHQWFIGTDQPVDQEKLKLRLDEHLKQLNDDYRVERGHALKDIFVNVIPSAVFYKWFKSKGKEGGQNKFPRVMKKALFDEWSKFVKQETENLH; encoded by the coding sequence ATGGCGTTATTTGGTGCTATATTAAACAAAGGGATTAAGCTAGGGAAAAAGATTGAGAGTGAGCAACGTTCTGCATTTGAAATGCAAAAAAAAGAGCTGAAAAAGCTTTTAAAAAAAGCCTCTGAAACACAATTTGGGCAGCATTATCATTTTCAAGGAATACTTCAGAATTTTAACGTTGGGGGAGAGAGCTTTTATTCAGAATATAAAAAGAATGTACCCATCTGGAATTATAATCAATTATTTAATAAATGGTGGCATAAGAGCAAAGCAGGAGAACGCGATGTCTCCTGGCCGGGTATAGTTCGGTATTTCGCTCTAAGTTCCGGTACTTCAGAAGCTTCTACCAAGCATATTCCTTTAACAAAGGATATGATCAAATCCAATAAGCGAACCGGTATTCAACAGATCCTTTCTCTTTCTGCTTATGACCTTCCAAGTGAGGCATTTGAAAAAGAAATTTTAATGCTAGGAGGAAGTACAGAGTTGCTCAAAGCTGGTTCATACTACGAAGGAGATTTGAGTGGAATTCAGGCTAGTAAAATACCTTTGTGGTTTCATCTTTTTTATAAACCAGGAAGAAAAATTGCTAAAAACCGTGATTGGGATAAAAAGCTTAACGAAATTACTGTTAATGCAAAAAATTGGGATATCGGATTTGTAGTTGGCGTACCAGCCTGGATCCAGATAATGATGGAGAGGATTATCGAATATCACAAAGTCAAAAATATTCATGAAGTTTGGCCTAATTTAAAAATATTTGTGCATGGTGGAGTTTCCTTTGAACCATACAAAAGGGGATTCGAAAAACTACTGGGAAAACCTTTGATTTATATGGAGACTTATCTGGCATCCGAAGGTTTTATAGCATTCCAGTCTAAGCCGAATAGCAAATCCATGAAACTTGTTTTAGATAATGGTTTGTTTTTCGAGTTTGTTCCTTTTAATGAAAAGAATTTTAATCAGGATGGAGACTTAGTTGACAATCCTGAAACTCTGATGATACACCAGATTGAGGAGGGTGTGGATTATGCTTTGTTACTGAGTACAAATGCAGGTACATGGAGATACCTGATCGGTGATGTAATCCGATTTGTATCTAAAGCTGAATCAGAAATAATCATTACAGGTAGAACAAAACATTTTTTGAGTCTATGTGGTGAGCATCTTTCTGTTGAGAATATGAATAAGGCTATACATCAGATTTCTGAGGAGTTTAATATTGAAATCAGGGAATTTACAGTTTCAGGTATTGAACATGATTCACTTTTTGCGCATCAATGGTTTATCGGTACTGATCAACCAGTAGATCAGGAAAAGCTTAAACTTCGACTTGATGAACATCTGAAACAATTGAATGATGATTACAGGGTTGAAAGGGGACATGCTTTGAAAGATATTTTTGTAAATGTAATTCCTTCTGCAGTTTTTTATAAATGGTTCAAAAGTAAGGGAAAAGAAGGGGGGCAGAATAAGTTTCCAAGGGTAATGAAGAAGGCTTTGTTTGATGAATGGTCGAAATTTGTGAAGCAGGAAACTGAAAACCTTCATTAA
- the coaD gene encoding pantetheine-phosphate adenylyltransferase encodes MERIALFPGSFDPFTKGHLDIVMRSISLFDKVIIGIGKNSNKSRYFPLEFIETKIKGVFKDFPQVSVESYEGFTADFAKRRDAKFIIRGLRNTTDFEYECGIAQANKFLWNEMETIFLITSPELAALSSSIIRDLHRYGAKADHFLPYELDYPTK; translated from the coding sequence ATGGAAAGGATAGCACTTTTTCCCGGATCATTTGATCCATTTACCAAAGGACATTTGGATATTGTGATGCGCAGTATCAGTTTGTTCGATAAAGTTATTATAGGCATTGGAAAAAACAGTAATAAGAGCAGGTACTTTCCTTTGGAGTTTATAGAGACTAAAATTAAAGGTGTATTTAAAGATTTTCCACAAGTGAGCGTTGAATCTTATGAAGGATTTACTGCAGATTTTGCCAAGAGAAGAGATGCAAAATTTATAATCAGAGGATTAAGAAACACCACAGATTTTGAATATGAATGTGGCATAGCTCAGGCAAATAAATTCCTTTGGAATGAAATGGAGACTATATTTTTAATAACCTCGCCTGAATTAGCAGCACTTAGCTCATCAATTATAAGAGATTTGCATAGATATGGAGCAAAGGCAGATCATTTTCTGCCTTATGAATTAGATTATCCTACAAAATAG
- a CDS encoding DUF3822 family protein, translating to MEELTAQYKLNKKIKDDQFNVDLIARYTLSLQVSKDLFRICITDSVKNRCLLLEDYQLQNIRTPDQLLEQLRLLYEDHALLQAGFWKDVRLAIKNTCFSLIPFSLFEKQYLKDYLHINCHFSDDNNDEVYYYRQNRLDAVNIFSADKKIIEWFNLRYPSKKVKVVHHTSPLIEGVLLTGTNKQDLSVVINVENQYMTILVKRSKNLEYCNSFNYISPEDFVYFTMFVMDQLQINPESVPVTVFGEISPDSTLYKKLYKYIKNISFGDKPSSLHFGYNFDEVFDHKFFDLYTMHLCE from the coding sequence ATGGAAGAACTAACAGCGCAGTACAAATTAAACAAAAAAATAAAAGACGATCAGTTCAATGTGGACTTGATTGCAAGGTATACTCTATCACTTCAGGTAAGTAAAGACCTTTTCCGTATCTGCATTACAGATTCTGTTAAAAACAGGTGTCTATTACTTGAAGATTATCAACTACAGAATATCCGCACACCGGACCAATTGCTCGAGCAGTTAAGACTTCTTTATGAAGATCATGCTTTATTACAAGCAGGGTTCTGGAAGGATGTAAGACTTGCTATAAAAAATACTTGTTTCTCTTTAATTCCTTTCTCGCTATTTGAGAAACAATATCTGAAAGACTATCTGCATATCAATTGTCATTTTTCTGATGACAACAACGATGAAGTATATTATTATCGTCAGAACAGATTGGACGCGGTGAATATCTTTTCTGCAGATAAAAAAATAATCGAATGGTTTAACTTAAGATACCCTTCCAAAAAGGTAAAGGTTGTACATCATACAAGCCCATTAATTGAGGGGGTTTTGCTTACCGGAACTAATAAGCAGGATTTATCAGTAGTGATCAATGTTGAAAATCAATATATGACCATCCTGGTAAAGCGAAGTAAAAATTTAGAGTACTGTAATTCTTTTAATTATATAAGTCCGGAAGATTTTGTATACTTCACCATGTTTGTGATGGATCAGCTTCAGATCAACCCTGAATCAGTACCTGTTACTGTATTCGGAGAAATCAGCCCTGATTCAACCTTATATAAAAAACTTTATAAATATATCAAAAACATTTCGTTCGGAGATAAGCCTTCCAGCCTTCACTTTGGATATAACTTTGATGAAGTTTTCGACCACAAATTTTTTGATCTATATACTATGCACCTTTGTGAATAG
- a CDS encoding DUF1573 domain-containing protein, translated as MAGKLLFLKEKWNKNMKPFIIYSLTFFLALVLNFETKAQTSNGPVLEFAEKSFEFGDIVQGDSVKHVFKFTNTGNAPLMLREVLTTCGCTVPKFSKEPIMPGKEGEILVKFNSEGKEGRLTKVITILSNATNNPARVNIVVNIQPKK; from the coding sequence ATGGCAGGAAAATTGTTATTTTTAAAAGAAAAATGGAATAAGAATATGAAGCCTTTTATAATATATAGCCTTACTTTTTTTCTAGCGTTAGTTTTAAATTTTGAGACAAAAGCTCAGACTTCTAATGGCCCAGTACTCGAATTTGCAGAAAAGTCCTTTGAATTTGGAGATATCGTTCAGGGAGATTCTGTAAAACACGTATTTAAATTTACCAATACAGGTAATGCACCGCTTATGTTAAGGGAAGTATTGACAACATGTGGATGCACAGTTCCTAAATTTTCTAAAGAACCGATTATGCCTGGTAAAGAAGGCGAAATACTTGTGAAATTTAATTCAGAAGGAAAAGAAGGCCGGTTAACTAAAGTGATTACAATATTAAGCAATGCAACAAATAATCCTGCACGAGTTAATATTGTGGTTAATATCCAGCCTAAGAAATAA
- a CDS encoding YggS family pyridoxal phosphate-dependent enzyme has translation MSISQNLQKIRSFLDPFKTKLIAVSKTYPADIILEAYNSGQTDFGENKVQELMSKYEVLPKNIQWHLIGHLQSNKIKYIAPFIHLIHSVDSFKLLKEINKEAKKNNRIINCLLQIHIAQEETKFGFSEEELFITIQSEELKDMKNIQILGLMGMASNTENESQIKKEFQHIQQLFNQIKSSYQNDRIKMEELSIGMSSDYKLACESGSTMVRVGSAIFGSRNYL, from the coding sequence ATGAGTATTTCACAAAATCTTCAGAAAATCCGATCCTTTTTAGATCCCTTTAAAACCAAATTAATAGCAGTTTCCAAAACCTATCCTGCAGATATAATTTTAGAAGCTTACAACTCAGGACAAACAGATTTTGGAGAGAATAAAGTTCAGGAACTCATGTCAAAATATGAAGTTCTCCCTAAAAATATTCAATGGCATTTGATTGGGCATCTACAAAGCAATAAAATAAAATACATTGCTCCTTTTATACATTTGATTCACTCGGTTGATTCTTTCAAATTATTAAAAGAAATAAATAAAGAGGCTAAAAAAAATAACCGAATTATCAACTGTCTCTTACAGATCCACATAGCTCAGGAAGAAACTAAGTTTGGTTTTTCGGAAGAAGAACTTTTCATTACTATCCAATCTGAGGAACTTAAAGATATGAAGAACATTCAAATTTTGGGGTTAATGGGAATGGCTAGCAACACTGAAAATGAGAGTCAAATAAAAAAAGAATTTCAGCACATTCAACAACTCTTTAATCAGATTAAATCTTCTTATCAAAATGATCGGATAAAAATGGAAGAATTGTCTATTGGTATGAGTTCTGATTATAAATTAGCATGCGAATCAGGAAGTACTATGGTGCGGGTTGGAAGTGCTATATTCGGATCCAGAAATTACTTATAA
- a CDS encoding NUDIX domain-containing protein — MEEHHQEIINTYGNKIRVRVCGLLFRNSDILLVKHLTIGKNIFFYAPPGGGIDFGESAEESLIREFHEETGLKVRIKSFLLTHEYLEPPLHAIELFFEVEEIGGTLSLGKDPEMGLDNQIIKEVKFWSLLEIKKNDAGLFHNIFRLAKTKSELLNLKGYFLHKGND, encoded by the coding sequence ATGGAAGAGCATCATCAGGAAATAATCAATACCTACGGAAATAAAATCAGGGTCAGAGTTTGTGGGTTATTGTTCAGAAACTCCGATATACTATTAGTCAAGCACTTGACCATCGGGAAAAATATATTCTTTTATGCTCCCCCGGGAGGTGGGATAGATTTTGGTGAATCGGCTGAAGAGTCTCTGATCCGTGAGTTTCATGAAGAAACAGGGCTAAAAGTAAGAATTAAGTCATTCCTTCTTACTCATGAATACCTTGAGCCTCCGTTACATGCCATAGAACTTTTCTTTGAAGTTGAAGAAATTGGAGGAACACTTTCATTAGGAAAAGATCCGGAGATGGGACTGGATAATCAGATAATAAAAGAAGTAAAATTCTGGAGTCTTTTAGAAATCAAAAAAAATGATGCCGGTTTATTCCACAACATTTTTCGCCTGGCTAAAACCAAGTCTGAACTATTAAACCTAAAAGGTTATTTTCTTCATAAAGGGAATGATTAA
- a CDS encoding NUDIX hydrolase, with protein MKLFLNDKPVWIVQLGEQLDSSAYDAVLDGKNEIISKNLVGNVIIMGASPSHIDRLLKLLEVKKLKKLKEITFAVPDKKFAVEFVKDQFKIVKAAGGIVVKEDKILMIFRLKKWDLPKGKLRKKEDTEKGAKREVEEECNIKVEVKEKICKTWHTYVRKGRRILKKTTWYLMENVNDTMMRPQIEEYIEEVRWMDKKDVKKATKNSYRSIEEVLDNFYREKTIL; from the coding sequence ATGAAGCTTTTTTTGAATGACAAGCCTGTATGGATAGTGCAGCTTGGCGAGCAATTGGACAGCAGTGCTTATGATGCTGTGCTCGATGGCAAAAATGAGATTATTTCCAAAAACCTCGTGGGGAATGTCATTATTATGGGAGCTTCTCCTTCTCATATTGACCGTTTGCTTAAGTTACTGGAGGTGAAAAAATTGAAGAAACTTAAAGAAATAACCTTTGCTGTTCCTGATAAAAAATTTGCTGTTGAATTTGTCAAGGATCAGTTTAAGATTGTTAAAGCAGCAGGTGGGATTGTCGTGAAAGAGGATAAAATCCTCATGATTTTCCGGTTAAAAAAATGGGATTTGCCAAAAGGAAAGTTAAGAAAGAAAGAGGACACGGAGAAAGGCGCTAAAAGAGAGGTAGAAGAAGAGTGCAATATCAAGGTTGAGGTTAAAGAAAAAATTTGTAAAACCTGGCATACTTATGTTCGCAAGGGAAGAAGAATTTTGAAGAAAACGACCTGGTACCTTATGGAAAATGTAAATGACACTATGATGCGTCCCCAAATTGAGGAGTATATTGAAGAAGTCAGGTGGATGGATAAAAAGGATGTGAAAAAAGCTACTAAAAACTCCTACAGATCTATAGAAGAAGTTCTTGATAATTTTTATAGGGAAAAAACTATTTTGTAG
- a CDS encoding LysE family translocator: MAEIIASALGFAALLALLPGPVFFALIQTSIQKTFKYAVFFALGVALSDIFFILASYLGISNFIDDAHFEKIIKSTGGAILCLFGLFYFFKPEDKKVNLEPIQKEYKKGNFIIKGLALNFLNPSTFFYWLALTSVVSVKYSDNQADVFTFFATLILSIFGMDILKSYLAHRIKKVFTNNTILLLNKLLGGILVLIGVNFLVSAFIGVTLV; this comes from the coding sequence ATGGCCGAAATCATTGCAAGCGCTTTAGGATTTGCGGCATTGCTGGCATTGCTTCCCGGTCCTGTTTTCTTTGCTCTGATTCAGACAAGTATTCAGAAGACTTTTAAATATGCGGTTTTTTTCGCTTTGGGAGTCGCATTGAGTGATATTTTTTTTATCCTCGCATCTTATTTGGGTATCTCAAACTTTATAGATGATGCACACTTCGAAAAAATAATAAAATCTACAGGAGGTGCAATCCTGTGTCTTTTTGGGTTGTTCTATTTTTTTAAACCTGAAGATAAAAAAGTTAACCTTGAGCCTATTCAAAAGGAATATAAAAAGGGCAATTTTATCATTAAAGGTTTAGCGTTGAATTTCTTAAACCCTTCAACATTCTTTTACTGGCTTGCTCTTACCAGCGTCGTTAGCGTCAAGTATAGCGATAATCAGGCTGATGTATTTACTTTTTTTGCAACTTTGATCCTTTCGATCTTCGGAATGGACATACTTAAGTCTTACCTTGCTCACAGGATTAAAAAGGTATTTACTAATAACACAATTTTATTATTGAATAAACTGTTGGGAGGAATATTGGTCCTGATCGGAGTAAATTTTTTGGTCTCGGCCTTTATAGGTGTTACATTGGTTTAA
- the pyrE gene encoding orotate phosphoribosyltransferase — translation MSSEKVAESLLKIGAIKLRPENPFKWASGWNSPIYCDNRFSLSFPDVRNIIKEELVSLVKEYFPQTEAIAGVATAGIPQGTLIADKMNLPFLYVRPKPKDHGMENLIEGKIHPGQKVVVVEDLISTGGSSLKAVEALRDGGIEVLGMVSIFTYSFDIAEKNFKDKGVILKSLTDYNALLKEAIKLGYIKESDLETLSSWRTAPEKWSV, via the coding sequence ATGTCTTCAGAAAAAGTAGCTGAATCCCTTCTTAAAATCGGTGCGATAAAACTTCGTCCTGAAAATCCTTTCAAATGGGCATCAGGCTGGAACTCACCAATTTACTGTGACAACAGATTTTCTCTTTCATTTCCTGATGTTAGAAACATCATTAAAGAAGAACTTGTTTCTCTTGTAAAAGAATATTTTCCTCAGACAGAAGCTATTGCCGGTGTGGCAACTGCAGGTATCCCCCAAGGTACTCTAATCGCTGACAAAATGAACTTGCCATTCCTTTACGTAAGACCCAAGCCAAAAGATCATGGAATGGAAAATCTTATTGAAGGAAAAATTCATCCGGGACAAAAAGTAGTTGTCGTTGAGGACCTTATATCCACCGGCGGAAGTTCATTAAAAGCTGTAGAAGCATTGAGAGATGGAGGTATCGAGGTACTTGGGATGGTTTCCATCTTTACTTACAGTTTTGATATTGCAGAGAAAAACTTTAAAGACAAAGGAGTAATATTAAAATCACTTACAGATTACAATGCATTGCTTAAAGAAGCCATCAAACTTGGATACATTAAAGAAAGTGATCTGGAAACATTAAGTTCCTGGAGAACAGCTCCCGAAAAATGGTCAGTATAA
- a CDS encoding NUDIX domain-containing protein produces MEEIQDLQQNIIDIFGNKTRVKVRGLLFRNTSDVLLIKHLTIGKNKFFYSPPGGGIDFGESAEESLIREFYEETGLIVRINKFLFTHEYLHPPFHEVELFFEIEETGGKLKLGKDPEMESDSQIIEEVKFWNLGDIQKKDASLFHNIFRLAKTNTELLNLKGYILQKDNS; encoded by the coding sequence ATGGAAGAAATACAAGACCTTCAACAGAATATAATTGACATCTTTGGAAACAAAACAAGAGTAAAAGTACGAGGATTACTGTTTAGAAACACTTCCGATGTACTACTCATTAAGCACCTTACTATAGGTAAAAATAAGTTCTTTTATTCCCCTCCCGGAGGAGGAATAGATTTCGGAGAATCAGCTGAAGAATCCCTGATACGAGAATTTTATGAGGAAACAGGACTTATAGTCAGAATTAATAAATTCCTTTTCACTCATGAATATCTTCATCCCCCATTTCATGAGGTTGAGCTATTCTTTGAAATAGAAGAAACAGGAGGGAAATTAAAACTAGGGAAAGACCCTGAGATGGAATCAGACAGCCAGATCATAGAAGAAGTTAAATTCTGGAACCTTGGCGACATTCAAAAAAAAGATGCCAGTTTGTTCCATAATATTTTTCGCCTGGCTAAAACCAATACAGAATTGTTAAATCTAAAAGGTTATATTCTTCAAAAAGATAATAGTTAA
- a CDS encoding vWA domain-containing protein: MFDFLKDISDWFSWSWFLPSTLRSFHWDSLYFLYLIPVIPLLVLLRWAFYYRFRQKLDVAFPLRDINYSWFVGKLRFIPYFFIIISIWLLLLALARPQKNDETVEVYKEGIDIILVLDISESMELEDLNPNRLSAAKNIASRFIESRKEDRIGLVVFSGDAFSLSPLTTDHQLVQSFIAELNSGMIESGGSAIGNAIGVAINRLRESQSKSKVMIVISDGENTAGNLNPLMAAKLAKAFGIKIYSIAIGREGKVAWGKDTYGQKAYVDSHLDETTLRKIAQISDGKFFRASNRKALEQTFKLIDSFEKGIIKENRFKNTRDYYQVYLFWAMIIYLIWLFLKSTFISNALED, translated from the coding sequence ATGTTTGATTTTTTAAAAGATATATCAGACTGGTTTTCCTGGAGTTGGTTTCTTCCTTCTACTTTAAGGTCTTTTCATTGGGACTCACTTTACTTTCTTTACCTGATTCCGGTAATTCCACTTTTGGTCTTGCTTAGATGGGCATTTTATTATCGATTCAGACAGAAGCTGGATGTTGCTTTTCCTTTAAGGGATATAAATTACTCCTGGTTTGTGGGTAAGCTTAGATTTATTCCATATTTTTTTATAATTATTAGTATCTGGTTATTGCTTTTAGCGCTGGCCCGACCTCAAAAGAATGATGAAACAGTAGAAGTCTATAAGGAAGGCATTGATATTATTTTGGTCCTTGATATTTCTGAATCTATGGAATTAGAGGATCTGAATCCAAATAGACTCTCCGCGGCCAAAAATATTGCTTCCCGTTTTATCGAATCCAGAAAGGAAGACAGAATAGGTCTTGTCGTATTCTCAGGGGATGCCTTTTCTTTGTCACCACTTACAACAGATCATCAACTTGTCCAAAGTTTTATTGCAGAACTGAACTCGGGAATGATAGAAAGTGGAGGATCTGCCATTGGAAATGCAATAGGTGTTGCAATAAACCGACTTCGTGAATCACAATCCAAATCAAAGGTGATGATTGTGATAAGTGATGGAGAAAATACTGCAGGAAATTTGAACCCGCTCATGGCTGCTAAACTGGCAAAAGCATTCGGAATAAAAATATATTCCATCGCAATTGGCCGGGAAGGAAAAGTAGCCTGGGGGAAAGATACTTATGGACAAAAAGCATATGTCGATTCACATCTTGATGAAACTACTTTAAGAAAAATTGCCCAAATCAGTGATGGAAAGTTTTTCAGAGCCTCTAACAGAAAAGCTCTTGAACAAACCTTTAAACTTATTGACTCTTTCGAAAAAGGAATTATCAAAGAAAACAGATTCAAAAATACCCGTGATTATTATCAGGTATATTTATTCTGGGCAATGATCATTTACTTGATATGGCTATTTTTAAAATCTACATTTATCTCTAATGCTTTAGAGGATTGA
- a CDS encoding DUF423 domain-containing protein gives MHKLFLTLGSISGALSVMIGAFGAHKLKDYLLKVGRADVFETAVKYQFYHTFALLFIGLVLLIKGDIKTLNYSGYCFITGIIIFSGSLYVLCLTNVSKWGAITPIGGLFLIAGWIFALISILRNL, from the coding sequence ATGCATAAATTATTCCTAACCTTAGGTTCCATATCAGGAGCTTTATCTGTAATGATTGGGGCTTTTGGAGCTCACAAACTTAAAGATTACCTTCTTAAAGTTGGAAGAGCTGATGTATTTGAAACAGCTGTAAAATATCAGTTTTACCACACTTTTGCTCTTCTTTTTATCGGATTAGTACTATTGATCAAAGGTGATATTAAAACACTTAATTATTCCGGGTATTGCTTTATAACTGGTATAATAATCTTCAGTGGATCTTTGTATGTGCTTTGTCTTACAAATGTATCCAAATGGGGAGCAATAACTCCAATTGGAGGGTTATTCCTAATCGCAGGATGGATCTTTGCTTTGATTAGTATTTTGAGAAATCTCTGA
- a CDS encoding ATP-dependent DNA helicase: MRPSALISSNFPFEPTYGQQAVFKMLDDFLFSRQMKKPVFLLKGYAGTGKTTLVSALVKALDTLEMPVVLMAPTGRAAKVMSNYSGRKAFTIHKQIYVREEDSASGNLQFRRKKNLFANTLFIVDEASMISDDGDFGERKLLTDLVEFVFEKKSNRLMLIGDNAQLPPIKREISQALEGDYLQSNFGVDLVEYELNEVVRQEQASGILFNATSLRTNLAKDNFDIRFTTKGYKDFYKMTGEKLEEGLRYAYDKYGEENTVIICRSNKSATQYNNYVRRAIRFCESEIEAGDLLMVVRNNYTVLEEGTTPGFIANGDFAEIRKIRSITEAHGFRFAKVELQLIDYPDLPAFETLIFLDTLHSFTPSVSQEENKKLYDSVLQDYLDIKTKKDRVDAIRKDPYLNALQVKFAYALTCHKSQGGQWKAVFVDQGYLTEEQVNKEFARWLYTAVTRASEELFLVNFNSKFF; encoded by the coding sequence GTGCGACCTTCGGCTTTAATTTCCTCCAACTTCCCTTTTGAACCTACCTATGGTCAGCAGGCAGTATTTAAAATGCTGGACGATTTCCTCTTTTCAAGGCAAATGAAAAAGCCTGTTTTTCTATTAAAGGGGTATGCAGGAACAGGTAAAACTACATTGGTTAGTGCTCTGGTAAAAGCTCTGGACACTTTGGAGATGCCCGTTGTATTAATGGCTCCTACCGGAAGAGCAGCTAAGGTCATGAGCAACTATTCTGGCCGAAAAGCTTTTACCATTCATAAACAAATCTATGTAAGGGAAGAGGATTCTGCTAGTGGAAACCTTCAGTTTAGAAGGAAAAAGAACCTTTTTGCCAACACATTATTCATAGTGGACGAAGCCTCTATGATTTCAGACGATGGGGATTTCGGAGAAAGAAAACTACTAACTGATCTTGTTGAATTTGTTTTCGAGAAAAAGTCTAACCGATTAATGCTAATCGGTGATAATGCTCAGCTTCCTCCAATAAAAAGAGAGATAAGTCAGGCATTGGAGGGGGATTATCTTCAGAGTAATTTCGGTGTTGATCTTGTGGAATACGAGCTCAATGAAGTGGTAAGGCAGGAGCAAGCGTCGGGAATTTTGTTTAATGCGACTTCGCTTCGCACGAATTTAGCTAAAGATAATTTCGATATCCGTTTTACAACCAAAGGATATAAGGATTTTTATAAAATGACGGGGGAGAAACTGGAAGAGGGTTTGAGATACGCATATGACAAGTACGGAGAAGAAAATACAGTCATTATTTGCAGGTCTAATAAGTCGGCTACACAATACAATAACTATGTTCGCAGAGCCATACGTTTCTGTGAAAGTGAAATTGAAGCAGGAGATCTGCTAATGGTTGTCAGAAACAACTATACAGTCCTGGAAGAAGGTACAACCCCTGGCTTTATTGCCAATGGTGATTTTGCGGAAATAAGGAAAATCAGAAGTATTACAGAGGCTCATGGGTTTCGCTTTGCAAAAGTTGAACTTCAGCTGATTGATTATCCTGATCTGCCAGCTTTCGAAACGCTCATTTTTCTGGATACTCTTCATAGCTTTACACCTTCCGTATCACAAGAGGAGAACAAGAAGCTATATGATTCCGTTCTTCAGGATTATCTGGACATAAAGACTAAAAAAGACAGGGTTGATGCTATCAGGAAAGATCCTTACCTTAATGCTCTTCAGGTAAAATTTGCATATGCTTTGACTTGCCACAAGTCCCAAGGGGGGCAGTGGAAAGCAGTTTTTGTTGATCAGGGATATCTTACTGAAGAGCAAGTCAACAAAGAATTTGCAAGATGGTTATATACAGCAGTCACCAGAGCGTCTGAGGAATTATTTCTTGTGAATTTTAACAGTAAGTTTTTCTGA